DNA from Acidobacteriota bacterium:
GGTGGTCGGCGACGATCCGGGCTTCCTCTGGCTCGCTGCCGCCGGCTTCGAGGATCATCGTGGCTGCCTCGCGCAGCGCCCGTGGATGGATGTCGATCGAATCCAAGGGTTGCCTCCTTCTGTCTTGCCCCAAGGCTCGGAGCGGCGATCCTATGCGGCCACATCGGCGCCGTCGGCAGCGGCGTTTGCATCGGGAAGCCTGCTGACGCGCGTGCGAGGGGGCCTATAGGGAGAAGTAGCCAGTAGTCGTCACGGCGGCTCCGTCGCGTCGGTGGTGTAGGGTGGCGACAGTGAGACCGAGAGCGCGCCTGCCTGCCGGGCCGCTCGCAGAATAGCCGCCATCAAGGCGACGGGTAGCTCCCGGGCCGGGCGGTGAACACGCGGGAGTCGCATACAGCGCGCTGTCGGTCTCACGGACGGCCCGGCACCAATCCAGGCGTCGGCGCCTCACCGGAACCGTGAGTGGCGACCGCCAGTTCTCCCGCAGGCTACGAGCATCCCGCGCGTCAGACCAAGTTGGCTTTGGTCGAGACCGCCCATCGGATCACCGAGTTTCGGTCGTTCGCGGACCTCGGGGGGTGCTGGGGAGTCAATGGCGCGTACTCGTTCCACGCGGCCGAACTCTGCGGCCCGAGCCTCGAACGGGCCTTCATCCTCGACGGGAGCATCACGCCGCAAACCCGCGACCGAGCGGGCCAACACCCGAGGGTCCAACTCGTCGAGACGCTGCTCGGCTCCCGCGAGGCCCACGAGGCGGTAGGCCACGTGGGCGCGGTCATCATGTTCGACATCCTGCTCCACCAGGTCGATCCCGACTGGAACGACTTCCTGCTCGCGTGGTCGCGCCAGACCGACACACTCGTGATCCACAACCAGAACTGGCTCAAGACGCCTCGGACGATCCGCTTCGTCGAGCGCGGTCTGGAGTGGTATCGCCGCAACGTCGTGGTGTGGGAGGACGAGTACGCGCCTTCGGTGGAGCGCTGGTTCGCACGCCACCACGAACGTGACTCGCGGGGTCGGCTGGAGCGTGACAGCTACGACTTCTGGCAGTGGGGCATCCGGCCGCTCGAACTCATCAACCTGCTGGCCCGTCACGGCTTCGAGTTAGTCCACATGGACAGAGACGCGCTGCCGTTCGGCCCGCACTACCCCTGGATCGTCAACGACGGCATGGTGTTCCGGCGTGCTGCGTTCCCCGAGGCATCGCGACGGTCCCGCATTCGTGCGACCGCGCGAGCGCTGTTGTCCAGACGCGCCGTGACCTCTCGCCCTACCGAGACCATGCGCTTGACTGAAGTAAGGACTTGAAGCACTTCTTCGTTCCTGATGGCGGGATGTTGCGACCGCACAGCGGCGGTCGGCGCTACTGGTGCCCGTGACGGTGGGGCGAGTGCGTCACCGAGAGCCTCTCGGCTGGTTCGGCACTATGACCGCCGTGGTGTTCGGCAACCTGGTCGCGTGGGCGATCGTGACCGCTGTGGTGTTGATCCTCTGGATCGGCGCCTGTGGGCTGGCACTGTCCGAGGCCGGGCGGATCCTCGAAGGAGTAGAGAGCTTGCCGTAGCTAGCGCACCGCGTTGACGGGCACGGAATCCGTCTATGCCGGTACAGGTTGGAAGAGCCGTAGGGGTTCTTCCGCTAGAGTCGCGGAGACACTCAGTCCAGCAAAGGGAGACCCGCAATGCGCCCCACCGAACACACCGACAAGAAACCAGAGGCTGCGGAACCAGCCGCGTGACCGTCACAGTGTGGGCCGTGATTGCTGCGGCCGGAGCGAGCGGGGGTTCCGCCGGTTGGACGACAGCGGTGCGCGAGTGGGGACCGGTGATCGCAGCGGCAACGATCGCTGTTGTGGCGGTTCTGACGTTTCGCAGATTGAAGAAGACCGACACCGAGGAGGCGCTAGCCGCTGCCAAGAAGGAAGGCGAGTGGAAGGGCCGCATGGACGCGTTCAAGAAGAACACGACCAAGAGGCTCAAGGGGATCGACAAGAAGGTCGGTGGCATCGACAAGAAGGTCGGGGTCGTCGAAGCAACGGTTCTCCAGATCGAAGCTTGGTTTCAGCGCGCAGGAATCTCCAAGGTGAATAGCCCGCTGACACTGAACGAACTAGCCGAGAGAGCGTGGCGTGAGTTGGACGCCGAGAACTGGCTCGAGCAACACGCGGTAGAAGTGTCGGAGAAGGTCACGGACATGGGCGAGTACGATGTACAGGAATTCTGCTTCGCCCACATGGCGACTCTGGAGTTGGAGCCTGAGCGCCAACGGCGTCTACGGAATGTCGCCTACCACAACGGCCTGACCGAGTTTCAGGTTCGCCAGATCATGGCGATCAAGCTCCGCGATCAGCTCCTAGATCTTGCGGGCTTAGACCGCCCCACTGACGAGAGAGAGCTGCCAGCGCCCCTACCAGGCCCTTGGGATCAACCTCAACAGCGACGGGGCGACCAATGAGAGTTCACTGGAACAAGTGTGGAGACGGGGTTTGGTGCGACCTGCTCAACCTCAATCTGAACCACCCTCACTTCAACGACCTCAAAGGTGTCTACGTGATCTGGCGAGCCTCAGACGGCCGCGTCGTCCGCGTGGGCGCTGGCGAAGTCGCTGCCCGCTTGATGGTGCACCGAAGAGCAACTTGGGCGAAGGCGCACGGCGGACTGCTGGCAACATGGACGAGGATTGAAGACAGCCAACAAGCGGGAGTTGAGCGCTTCCTTGCCGACCAACTCAACCCACTTGAAGGGAGGGCGTACCCCGACGCCGTCCCGATTCCCGTCAATCTGCCTGGACAGTGAGACTCGTAGCGTCTTGATCGCCGGCACGGCACGGCACGACGGCGACCGCCCCTAGCGGATCAGCGATACGGCGAACAGGATCATCGCGGCTCCGACCACGACCGTTCAGCGGTCTGTCATCGGACGCCCAGTAAGGTAGGCCGTCTGCTTGACCTATCCGCAACACAGGCTGATAATGAGCGGGCCTGTCAACAACCGCAGGCACCGATGGGACGACCGAAGGAGACCAGCCGATGAGCCGTCGTGAGGCGGCACCGCGGAACACGTCCGCCAACGCCGCGCGGCCGACCGAGCGCTCGCGGACCGTCAAGAAGGCCGAGCGAGAGGCCGAGTTTCCCGCCCGAATCGAGGAGGCGACGCCAGAGCAGATCGCGAAGGCGATGTTCGCTGCTACGGATCTCCGTCGCCAGAAAGCGTCTGACGGCTAGAACTGCGATACGATGCTCGGTTTCCTCGGTCCCACCGAGGCGCTTCCAGTGACTCACTTCTGGAGGTCCAAATGACGACCAACATTATCCATCTTGATGCCAATCTGGCGTGGCGAGTAGCTCGCTTGGACGAGCGGCACGAGTTCCGCTGGCTCGGCATCTGCGACGAACTGAAGCTGACAGTCGAGTCCTCGACCTATCAGGAACTCCTGGAGGACATCGGGGACGCGCTTGACGCGGTGTTTCTGGACCTCTGCCTAGAAGGCCGCTTGAACGACTTCCTGACCCAGCAAGGATGGAAGATCGTCGATGGTGGCCAGCACTGGCTGGAGACCGACCCGAACGAACTCTCGTTCGACCTCCCCTTCACCCCTCAGCAGATGTCAAGCCGTGATCTCGAGGCGAGTATTCACTAACAAGGTTCGGTCTCTCGGTTACAAGCGGCGTCCCGAGAAGAAGCGGTCCTACCCGTACCGCCACCCTGAAACGCTGCACATCATCCCGATCCCGAAGAGGCAGCAGATCACCGAACCGTTCGTCCGTTCGGCGCTCCGACAAGCTGGACTTGAACCGGAGGAGATCGAGAAGTTCATCGGTGAAGCGACTGCCTGACCTTCGCTGTGCGTTAGGCCACCAGATCCCGATAGCGCAGCCGCTTCCCCTCCATGCCGCGCCACGTTGCGGCCATGCGGTCGAGCGCCGGTAGGCGCCGCAGGTTGTGGCGTCCCGCCGCCGCTTCGACGTGGCGCCGCAGGTGCTTGCGGCTCCACCAGTGGTGGACGCCGATGTAGGAGCGCTTGAGGCCGCTCCAGCTCTCGATGCTCTGAGAATGGGTCTCGGGGTTGTCGCGGTTCACGTACTCGCCGCGGGAGTGCTTGACCGTCCGGTGGCGGTAGGACTCCATCAGATCCTCGTAGCCCCCGTGGTCATCGGTGTAGACGTTGCTGCCGTGGCGGACGTGGCGCTCGCCGAACCGCGTGAGCGTGTCGGCGTCTGGCGTGTCGATCACCGCCACCACCACCGGCCCGTCGCGCTGGATCGCGCCCACGACCGGCTTCTTGCCCCAGAAGTTCTCGCCCGAGTGGAGGAGTCGCTTGGCCCGGTGGCGGTTCCGCTGCTTCCCGCCCACGTAGGTCTCGTCGACCTCTACGGTGCCGCGTGGCTTCGCGGCCCCGACCGGGAACGCCTCGCGGATCCGGTGGAGCATGTATCAGGCGGTCGGCTGCGACCCCGATGTACTCCGCGAGCCGACCGCTCGGGATGCCCTTCGGTTCTGAGTTGAAGAGGTAGATCGCGAGCGCCCACGCGCGGTAGCCGAGCCGACTGGACTGCATGATCGTGCCCTTGCGGACCGAGAAGTGCTTCCGGCAGGCCCGACAGCGGTACGGCATCGTCGGATGGTTGACGGCGCCGTACTCGCACGACCCGCAGTCTGGACACACGGGTCCGTCGGGCCACCGCTGCTCCTCGAACCAGCGCTCGGCCGCCGCGTCGTCAGGGAACTGTGCGACCAGTTCAACGACGCTCAGATTCGGCTTGCTGGCCCGTGACTCCGGTTGTTGGTTCATGGGTGTTCGAGTCGATCAGCGCCCAGCCGACGCCGGCGTGGTAAAGGATTTCGTCAGACCTCGACATCGCACTCGACACGGTCGTTCGGGTCACCTCGAGGCCGGCCTCCAGGACGGCCCTATGAACTGCGCTGACGGGGGCCGGCGCACTGCGAGCCATCAAGAACGGCCTCACGATCTCGAGGACTTGTGCTTCGCGTGAGCCACGCACGCTCCTCTTCTTCGTGGCTCGCCTCGGTGTACGTCCGACGGGGAGTTCGAGTTGTTCTCCCAGCAGCGACGCGAGGTCGGCGGTACGGAGCCGCTCGAGAGCCGCGATCGCCTCGTCAATCGCCTGATCCAGAACCTCCTTCTTCATGGTACTCAGAAGGGCAGCAGTCAGCTTGTCCATTTGGCGCTCCTCGGATTCCTGTGCTACAACTGACAAAGAGAAACGTGTGGGGGGCGGTTTCCCGACCCCCGCCCCATTCCCCGGGGCCCAGTCTTCTGGCCATTGGTTTCTCCCGGTTCGAGCCGGGCGCTGACCTCATCTCCGAATGACGCGGTAGTGCCCGGCTCGTCCTTCGTTACGACAGTGTATCAGGCGTTCGGCGCAATGCAAGCGTGTCACGAAGAAAAATTCGTGACACGATCCGTGACATGCGATGCGTGGCGGAACGCCAGCCAAGGAGAGTGCATGTCCGACACTACGACCTACAGCCGAACCACAGAGAACGCTGAGATTGAGATTGACCCCACGCCTGACGGCGAAGTCCAGATCGAGTTCCCGTCCGCGGTTCTCCCGCTGGATACGTCCCTCGTCCTGAGACTCACTCCCGAAGGGGCTAAGCGCTTCGGGGAGGAACTGATTCGCGTCGCCGATATCGCCGCTCAGGGTTCCGGCGGCGGCTGAACTTCTAGGGCGTTGGCTCACGCTCTAGGCTGCGAGTCCCTTGCGCCTCGCATTTGGCTACTCTCCCGATAGCCCCCCGTGCGAGCGCGGGACGCTAAGCTGACGCTTCGATGCGTCACTTCGCAGCCTCGTCGTTCCTGCCGGCCGGTTTGCTGGTTCTTGTCGGTGCGACTGCACCCGGGCTTTCACAACCCAATCCGGATTCGGGCTGGATCGACCTGACCGCGGGTGGCATCGAAGACGGGTGGCGGCAGCTAGGCGGCGTGGCCGAGTACGCGCTGGAGGACGGTGTCGTCGTCGGCACCGCGGTCATCGAGACGCCCAACTCCTTTCTCGCCACGACGGAGGAGTACGGTGACTTCGCGCTGCAACTGGAGTTCAAGATCGACGAGGGACTCAACGCGGGAGTCCAGATCCGCAGTCACAGCGATCCCGACTATCGCAACGGCACGGTGCACGGCTACCAGGTCGAGATCGATCCGAGCGAGCGGGCGTGGAGCGCCGGGATTTACGACGAGGCCCGGCGCGGCTGGCTGTTTCCGCTGTCCGTGAACCCCGCGGCGAGCCGGGCGTTCCGGCAGGGAGACTGGAACCACCTCTACATCGAGGCGATCGGTCCCGAGATCCGGACCTGGCTGAACAACGTGCCGGCGACGTTCCTGATCGACGAGATGACGCCGCGCGGCTTCATCGCGCTCCAGGTCCACTCGGTCGGACCGGAGCAGGGTGGACTGCAGGTTCGCTATCGGAACGTCCTGCTGCGAACCGAAGACCTGGCGCCGAGCGGACGATCTTTCCCGTACGTCGTCGACACGCGGCCGAACCGCCTCTCCGAAGCGGAGGCGGCAATGGGTTGGAAACTGCTCTTCGACGGCGAGAGCACGGAGGCCTGGCGCGGCGCCCACCGCGAGGACTTCCCCGCCACCGGCTGGGAAGTGCGCGACGGCGAGTTGACGGTGCTCGGCTCGGAAGCAGGCGGGCAACGGGGTGGCGGGATCGTGACGAGGGAGTCCTTCTCGGCGTTCGAGCTCCAGTTGGAGTTCCGGATGACAGAGGGCGCGAACAGCGGCATCAAATACCTGGTCACCGAGGGCTACGGCTCCGCGCCCGGTACGGCGGTAGCGTTCGAGTACCAGATCCTCGACGATATGCGTCATGCCGATGCGGAAGCTGGACGCGACGGCAACCGGACGCTCGCCTCGCTCTACGATCTGCTGCCGGCCACCAAGACCGGGCGCTTCGTCCACGGACCGGGCCGCTACAACCACGCGCGGATCGTCGTTCGCGCCGACGGCGCCGTGGAGCACTGGCTGAACCATCAGCTGGTGCTGGCGTTCGACCGGAAGTCGGCGGAACTCGACGAGGCGATCGCCCTGAGCAAGTTCGCCGGTCGGGAAGGGTTCGGCAAGTGGCCGGAGGGCCGCATTCTGATCCAGGACCATGGCGACGAGGTCGCGTTCCGCAGCATCAAGGTGCGCCGCCTCGACGGCACGGAGTAGGCGGTCCGGAGAGACCTGGGATTCCGGACATGCGCGTGCGCCTCGCCTACGGCCGCGGAGGCCTCATGATCGACGTCCCGAGTGAGCGGACGACGGTCATCATGCCGGTCCAGGCGCCCGCGCTGGCGGATCCCGACGCCGCCCTGACCGCGGCGCTTCGTGCTCCGGTGGCCGGCCCGCCGCTGCGGGAACTGGCAAGCCCCGGTCAGACGGTGGCGATCTCGGTATGCGACATCACGCGGGCCCAGCCGCGGCGGGAGATGGTCGCCGCGGTGCTGCGGGAACTCGAAGGCGCCGTCCGCCCGGAGGACGCCACCATCCTGATCGCGACCGGCACCCACCGGGCGAACACGCCGGCCGAACTCCAGGCGATGCTCGGCAACGAGATTCTCGGCTCATGCCGCGTGATCAACCACGACGCTCGCGATGACTCTTCTCTTGTTGACCTGGGGGAGACCGGCAACGGCGTTCCGACGCGGCTCTGCCGGCACTGGCTGGAGGCGGACCTGCGGATCACGACCGGCTTCGTCGAGCCCCACTTCTTCGCTGGTTTCTCGGGCGGTCCGAAGATGGTCGCCCCGGGGCTCGCCGGGCTCGACACCGTGCTCACCCTGCACGACGCCGTCCGCGTCGGCGATCCCCGGTCAACGTGGGGGATCGTGGAAGACAACCCGCTGCACAGCGACATCCGGGCGATCGCGGCGCGGCCGGAGGCGAAGCCCCACTTCAGTGTCGACGTGCTGCTCGACCGGCAGCAGAGGATCACGCACGTCTTCGCGGGCGAGCTCTTCGAGATGCACCGCCGTGCCTGCGCGGCCGCGAAGCCGATCGCCATGCGGGAGACCAATCACCGGTTCGAAGTCGTGGTGACGACGAACTCCGGCTATCCGCTCGACCAGAACCTCTACCAGGCGGTCAAGGGGATGTCGGCGGCGGCGCAGGTGGTTGCCGACGGTGGAACGATCCTTTGCGCGGCCGAGTGCAGCGATGGCATTCCGGACCACGGCCGCTACGCCGAACTGCTCGGTCGCGGCGGCTCGCCCGAGGAACTGCTCCGGCAGATCGAGGCTCGGCAGGAAGCCGAGCCGGACCAGTGGCAGGTCCAGGTCCAGGCGTTGATCCAGCGGCGCGCCCGGGTGCTGGTCAAGGCGGACGGGCTGAGCGGGGACCAGCTTGCCGCCGCTCACTTCGAGCCGGCGCCCAACCTCGATGCCGCGCTCGCCGAGTGCGTGGCGGCCCGGCCGGACGCGCGTATCTGCGTGCTGCCCGAAGGGCCGCAGACGATTCCCTACGTCGCGGACTGATCGTCGCCGCTTCGCGGCGCAGTATCTAGGCCGCCTTCGGCGGCAGCGGGTCAGAGGACCCGCGCACCCAGAAAAAGGGCCTCCCCGTCGCCGGGGAGGCCCTGAATCTTCGGCCACGGCATCAGGCGCCGTGGCTTCTTCCGGAAGAGCTCAGCCTAGAAGCTGAACCGGCCGCCGATCTGCAACTGGCGCGGCCTCGTGGTCAGGAACGACGGAATCCCGAGAGTGTCGGGCACGACTTCGTTCCTGATGTTGCGCTGACCGAAGCCGACGCCGAAGCTGTTCTGGTCGAACAGGTTGAACGCCTCGACGAAGACGTCGAGGCGCATGCCGTCGCCGAAGCGGAAGAACTTGCCGACCCGTAGGTCAATCGTCTGGATCGACTCGTTCCGCTCCGTGTTCCGGCCGACAACGAGGCCGCCCATGACCGCCCGGTAGTCGGGGCAGTTCCAGCCGACCGAGCTGCAGTAGGCGAAGTCGACGCCGGAGTCGACCAGCGTGTACGGGTAGCCCGACTGGTAGTTCAGGATGCCCGAGATCTGGAAGTCGAGCGGCAACTGGATCATGCCCGTGACCACCAGGCGATGCTCGATGTCGCGATCCGACAGTCCCCAGTCGTAGTCCAGGTTGCCGGTGTCGGAGATCGTGACGCCGGTCGCCGAGCGTTCGTTCGAGTCGGTGTCGCGGTCCTTGCCCCAGGTGTAGTGGGCGCCGAACTGGTAGCGGCCGGTGAAGCGCCTGTTCGCCTTGATCGTGATCGCCTGGTACTCGGACTCGCCGCGGGACTGCCGGACGAGGATCTCGGCTACGTCGTCGCGCACGCGGCCGTCCCACATCGGGCGGCCGTACTCGTCGTAACCACCGAACTGGCGGTTCCAGTCCGTGTTCCGCTGCAGGCCGGTCGCCTCGGCGTAGACTGCATCGACGCCCGCGCTCCAGCCGGAGCCGAGTTCCCGCTCCCAGCCGAGGCTGGCACGAATGGTCTGCGCGTCGTCGAACGCGGGATCGACGTAGGAGATCGCGGGGGTGATCCCCGGCGGCGGGTTCTCGTTGTCGATCGGCGTTCCGAGAGGCACGTAGCCGTTCTCGCCCGCGCGAACGTTGATGCGGCCGTAGTTCGGCGGTACGCCGTTGGCCTGCACCTGGTTGGCGAACAATAGGGTCGGCGTGCGACCGAAGAAGAAGCCGACGCCGCCGCGAAGAACGGACCGGCCCTCATCCGACGCCATGGCGAAGCCGAAGCGAGGCGCCAGGTTCTCCGTATCCGGGATCTGGCGACCGTCCGGCTCGATGTGGTCGAGGCCGTCGGGGTTGTCCGTGGACGTGTAGCGGAGGCCGTAGCTCAGCGTCAGGTTGTCACGCTTCAGGCTGTCCTGGCCGTAGAACGCGAGCGCGGCCTGCGTCTCGTCGTAGTTCGGATAGGTCGAATCTCCGAACCAGATCCGGGCGTTGCTCGCGTTGTTGTTCAGGAAGTCCTCCGGCGACTGGAAGTCGTATCGACCGTCCCGGCTGCCGGCGAAGAGTTGCGCGAGGTCATCCTTCGAGTAGTCGACGCCGAACTTCATGTCGTGGGCGCCGAACAGGTAGGAGAAGTCGTTCTTGATCTGAAGCTGCGACTCCTCGACGAAGATCGGCAGGAAGTCGAACTTGCCCACGCTGTCGCGGGAGCCGAACCGGAACCGGACCTGCGCCTCGATCGGCGTGCCGACCCGCAGGGACAGACGGTCCAGGTTGTCGTCGGCCGACTGGATGCGGAACTCGTTCACGCCGCGGCTGCCGATGACGGAGGTCATCGACGCGATGAAGGACAGCGTGTCCTCCGTCTTGAGCGACTCCTCATCGAGATAGCTGCTCTCGCGCTCGAAGTCGGTCAAGTTGGCTCGCAGGGTGATCAGGTTCGCGTCGCTGATCTGGTGGTCCAGCTTGCCGAACAGGATCTGATTGCTCACCGAGCGCAGGAACAGGCCGGTGGCGGAGCCGTCGGCGTTCCGGTCGAAGCCGTCGACCAGAGCCGCGAAGGCGGGCTCGTTCTGTGCCCGCTGCATGATCAGGTCGTATGTGCTGAAGTCGCCGGTCGACCGCAGCGAACGCGTGAACGGAATGTCCTGGTCGCGCTGGTCGATGCCGAAGTAGTAGTGGGTGCGGTCGCGCTTGAACGGACCACCGATCGAGAAGCCGTAGTTCTGGGTGTCGAACTCGTCGACCGGCCGCGAGCCGTCGTTGCCGAAGTGGTCGTCGAGCGGCGACGAAGGCAGATCCTCGGCCATGCTGTCATCACGGAAGAACGCGAAAGCCGACCCTCTGACCTCGTTCGTGCCGGACTTCGTGACGACGTTGACGAAGGCGCCGCCGTGCCGGCCGTACTCGGCTGAGAAGCCGTTGGTGATGACCTGGAACTGGCGGACCGTGTCCTGAGCGACGATCAGGCCGTCGTTCTCGGTGGCTTCGCCGCCGCGGCCGTAGCCGAAGAAGGTGCTCTTGTTGTCCGCGCCGTCGACCGAGAGTCCGCTGTACATGCCGCGCTGGCCGGCCATCGTCAGGAAGCCGCGGGAGCGGTCGCGCTGTACGCCGGGAGTGAGAATCGCGAAGTCCGTGAAATCGCGGCCCACGGTGGGCAGGCTCTCGATTGCCACCTCGTCGATGTAGTTGGCCGCGCCGGAGCGGCTGACCTCGATGATCGGCGCCTCGGAGGTGACGGTGATCACTTCGGAGGTCGACTCGATCTCGAGCGTCAGGTTGACGTCCTTGATTTGACCGACGAGAACGGAGACGTCGGCTTGCTGTGTGGTCTGCATACCGGAGAGCTCGGCGTTCACCGTGTAGGTGCCGACCTGGAGCGCCTTGGCGCTGTAGAAGCCGTTGGCGTCCGAGATCACGGCACGGGCGATGCCGGTGTCCTGGTTGGTGACGGTCACCGTGGCGCCGGGAATGGCGCCGCCCTCGACATCCGAGATGTAGCCCTGGACGGTGCCGGTGATGGTCTGGGCGAAGCCGGCACCGCCGATCAGGAGGGCGCAGGCCGTTGCCAGGAGGATCGCAAGAAGACGTGCCCGGGGGCGGGTCGACTGCATGGTTGGGTTTCTCCTCTGTGTCTTAGTAGGCGCCGTCGAACTCAACACGAATTCACCGGCGTGCTGTTCACGCTTGGGAAGGACTGTCTTGTCTGTGGATGTGGCGGTGGTGGGGCGCTCGCGCGCAAGGCCACGGACCGGACACGACTATAGAGACCGCTTCGCCCCCCGTCAAAGGAGCGGCTTTCGCTTCAAGATGTTGAATCGGCGGGTCGAGCCAGGGCCTCATGCTGCGAGTCTCGTCCAAGGCGTTGAAGCCATCGTGAAGGGAGGGGGATGCGGGCAAGGATGCCCGTGTTGCCAGGGTTGTCCGGAACGCCCTAAGTCGTTGAGCAAACTGGCAGTTCGGTGCTGCCGGTCAGATACTCGTCGATCCGGGCTGCCGCGCCGCGGCCCTCGTTGATCGCCCAGACGATCAGGCTCTGGCCGCGGCGGCAGTCGCCGGCCGCGAACACGCCCTCGACCGAGGTGGCGTACTGCCCGGGCTCGGCGGCGAAGTTGCTGCGCCGGTCGGTGGCGAGCCCCAGTTGCTCGGCGAGCGTCGCTTCGGGGCCGAGAAAGCCCATCGCCAGCAGCACGAGTTCGGCCTCGAAGGTCTCCTCGGTACCCGGCACCTCCTCCATCGTGAACCGGCCGGCGCTGTCCCGCCGCCAGACGACACGGACCGTCTCGATGCCGGCGACTCCGCCGGCCCCGTCGTCGACGAAGCGCTTCGAGAGGACGGAGAACACCCGCGGGTCGGCGCCGAACCTGGCCGCTGCTTCGGCGTGCGCGTACTCGACGCGGAAGATGCGCGGCCACTCCGGCCAGGGGTTGTCGAGCGCCCGGCCGTCCGGCGGCCGGTCCAGCAGTTCGAAGTTGACAAGCGAAGCGCAGCCGTGCCGGATCGCGGTCGCGATGCAGTCGGCGCCGGTGTCGCCGCCGCCGATCACGATGACGTTCCTGCCTTCGGCGTGAATCGGTGCTTCGACGGGATGGGCACCATCGCTGGGAAGGTCAGCATCGAGGAGCGCGCGGGTGTGCTCGGTCAGGAAGTCCATCGCGAAGTGGATGCCCGAGAGCTCGCGGCCCGGGATGGGCAGATCGCGCGGACGCGTCGCGCCGGCGGCGAGCAGGATCGCGTCGTGGTCGCGACGGAGCTCGCCTGCGTCGACGTTCACGCCGACATGGGCGCCGGTGACGAACCCGATCCCCTCCGCGCGCATCAGGTCGATCCGCCGGTCGACGACCAGGCGCTTGTCGAGCTTCATGTTCGGGATGCCGTACATCAGCAGGCCGCCGATGCGGTCTTCGCGTTCGAACACGGTGACCGAGTGGCCGGCGCTGTTCAACTGCGCCGCAGCGGCAAGGCCCGCGGGCCCGGAACCGACGATTGCCACCTTCTTGCCGGTCCGCTTCGCCGGCGGCCGGGGGACGATCCAGCCCTCCTCGAAACCGCGGTCGACGATCGCGTTCTCGATGTTCTTGATCGTCACGGCCGGATCGGTGATCCCGAGCACGCATGCGCCCTCGCACGGCGCGGGGCAGACGCGACCGGTGAACTCGGGGAAGTTGTTCGTCTGCTCGAGCCTCCGGAGCGCCTCGCGCCAGCGCCCCTGGTAGACGAGGTCGTTCCATTCCGGGATCAGGTTGTCGATCGGGCAGCCGTCGTTCGACTGGCAGAAGGGGACGCCGCAGTCCATGCAGCGGGCGCCCTGCGTGGCCAGGTGCTCTTCGGGCACCGGTCGCAGGAACTCGTCGTAGTGACTCAGGCGGATCAGCGGATCCTGGTACGGAACCGCGGCGCGCGCGTACTCCTTGAAGCCGGTGTCCTTGCCCATGCTCCGCCTGTCCGCGTCGGTCCGCCGACCTCAGGCCGCG
Protein-coding regions in this window:
- a CDS encoding IS1595 family transposase, whose product is MLHRIREAFPVGAAKPRGTVEVDETYVGGKQRNRHRAKRLLHSGENFWGKKPVVGAIQRDGPVVVAVIDTPDADTLTRFGERHVRHGSNVYTDDHGGYEDLMESYRHRTVKHSRGEYVNRDNPETHSQSIESWSGLKRSYIGVHHWWSRKHLRRHVEAAAGRHNLRRLPALDRMAATWRGMEGKRLRYRDLVA
- a CDS encoding DUF1080 domain-containing protein; this encodes MRHFAASSFLPAGLLVLVGATAPGLSQPNPDSGWIDLTAGGIEDGWRQLGGVAEYALEDGVVVGTAVIETPNSFLATTEEYGDFALQLEFKIDEGLNAGVQIRSHSDPDYRNGTVHGYQVEIDPSERAWSAGIYDEARRGWLFPLSVNPAASRAFRQGDWNHLYIEAIGPEIRTWLNNVPATFLIDEMTPRGFIALQVHSVGPEQGGLQVRYRNVLLRTEDLAPSGRSFPYVVDTRPNRLSEAEAAMGWKLLFDGESTEAWRGAHREDFPATGWEVRDGELTVLGSEAGGQRGGGIVTRESFSAFELQLEFRMTEGANSGIKYLVTEGYGSAPGTAVAFEYQILDDMRHADAEAGRDGNRTLASLYDLLPATKTGRFVHGPGRYNHARIVVRADGAVEHWLNHQLVLAFDRKSAELDEAIALSKFAGREGFGKWPEGRILIQDHGDEVAFRSIKVRRLDGTE
- the larA gene encoding nickel-dependent lactate racemase codes for the protein MRVRLAYGRGGLMIDVPSERTTVIMPVQAPALADPDAALTAALRAPVAGPPLRELASPGQTVAISVCDITRAQPRREMVAAVLRELEGAVRPEDATILIATGTHRANTPAELQAMLGNEILGSCRVINHDARDDSSLVDLGETGNGVPTRLCRHWLEADLRITTGFVEPHFFAGFSGGPKMVAPGLAGLDTVLTLHDAVRVGDPRSTWGIVEDNPLHSDIRAIAARPEAKPHFSVDVLLDRQQRITHVFAGELFEMHRRACAAAKPIAMRETNHRFEVVVTTNSGYPLDQNLYQAVKGMSAAAQVVADGGTILCAAECSDGIPDHGRYAELLGRGGSPEELLRQIEARQEAEPDQWQVQVQALIQRRARVLVKADGLSGDQLAAAHFEPAPNLDAALAECVAARPDARICVLPEGPQTIPYVAD
- a CDS encoding carboxypeptidase regulatory-like domain-containing protein; translation: MQSTRPRARLLAILLATACALLIGGAGFAQTITGTVQGYISDVEGGAIPGATVTVTNQDTGIARAVISDANGFYSAKALQVGTYTVNAELSGMQTTQQADVSVLVGQIKDVNLTLEIESTSEVITVTSEAPIIEVSRSGAANYIDEVAIESLPTVGRDFTDFAILTPGVQRDRSRGFLTMAGQRGMYSGLSVDGADNKSTFFGYGRGGEATENDGLIVAQDTVRQFQVITNGFSAEYGRHGGAFVNVVTKSGTNEVRGSAFAFFRDDSMAEDLPSSPLDDHFGNDGSRPVDEFDTQNYGFSIGGPFKRDRTHYYFGIDQRDQDIPFTRSLRSTGDFSTYDLIMQRAQNEPAFAALVDGFDRNADGSATGLFLRSVSNQILFGKLDHQISDANLITLRANLTDFERESSYLDEESLKTEDTLSFIASMTSVIGSRGVNEFRIQSADDNLDRLSLRVGTPIEAQVRFRFGSRDSVGKFDFLPIFVEESQLQIKNDFSYLFGAHDMKFGVDYSKDDLAQLFAGSRDGRYDFQSPEDFLNNNASNARIWFGDSTYPNYDETQAALAFYGQDSLKRDNLTLSYGLRYTSTDNPDGLDHIEPDGRQIPDTENLAPRFGFAMASDEGRSVLRGGVGFFFGRTPTLLFANQVQANGVPPNYGRINVRAGENGYVPLGTPIDNENPPPGITPAISYVDPAFDDAQTIRASLGWERELGSGWSAGVDAVYAEATGLQRNTDWNRQFGGYDEYGRPMWDGRVRDDVAEILVRQSRGESEYQAITIKANRRFTGRYQFGAHYTWGKDRDTDSNERSATGVTISDTGNLDYDWGLSDRDIEHRLVVTGMIQLPLDFQISGILNYQSGYPYTLVDSGVDFAYCSSVGWNCPDYRAVMGGLVVGRNTERNESIQTIDLRVGKFFRFGDGMRLDVFVEAFNLFDQNSFGVGFGQRNIRNEVVPDTLGIPSFLTTRPRQLQIGGRFSF